Proteins from one Phycisphaeraceae bacterium genomic window:
- a CDS encoding AbgT family transporter, giving the protein MSQSASAPRGVMQRFLDVVERVGNKVPHPVLLFVGLTVAVVVVSALLTLFGVSVTQEFIDKETNEIRTTTVTAQSLLSSDGIRFMYAAMIPNFMGFTAVGLIIVAMIGVGVAEESGLIRALIRKLVAVSPASALAYILVFVGILSSIAADAGYLVLVPLAGTAFLSVGRHPIAGLAAGFAAVAGAFTVNMLIKPLDAILTEFTNDAIRVVDPSKEIGLAATLWFSIASVIVLTLLITFITQRVIEPRLGKYKPEDADPEVPGGAETGKPGDAGNEPRGLRFAFVGLLASIAFFVALSAWPGAPLRDPETGSLIGNSPFMNGLIAFIMVVFLVVGACYGVGAGTMKSATEVIKAMEKAVGALGSLLLLLFVLSQFIAYFNYSNMASLLAVGLSNLLKDAGLPPLVLLLGFIVVVALLDLLITGAIAKWALFAPIFVPLLMKLDVDPAAVLSAYRLADSPVNVITPLNAYFALIVTFAQKYDRKAGVGTVVALMLPFVAWMFIVWTALFVLWHLLGLPWGIS; this is encoded by the coding sequence ATGAGTCAATCCGCCTCGGCGCCCCGTGGTGTCATGCAGCGCTTCCTGGATGTCGTTGAGCGCGTTGGCAACAAGGTGCCCCATCCGGTGCTTCTTTTCGTGGGATTGACGGTCGCGGTCGTTGTCGTGTCGGCGCTGCTCACCTTGTTCGGTGTCTCGGTGACCCAGGAGTTCATCGACAAGGAGACGAACGAGATTCGCACGACCACGGTCACCGCGCAGAGTCTGCTTTCGAGCGACGGCATTCGCTTCATGTACGCGGCCATGATTCCCAACTTCATGGGATTCACCGCCGTCGGCCTGATCATCGTGGCCATGATCGGCGTGGGTGTGGCGGAGGAGTCGGGCCTGATCCGTGCGCTCATTCGGAAGCTCGTGGCGGTGTCGCCCGCGTCGGCGCTTGCCTACATCCTCGTGTTCGTCGGCATCCTCTCGAGCATCGCCGCCGATGCGGGCTACCTCGTGCTGGTGCCGCTGGCGGGAACCGCCTTCCTGAGCGTCGGTCGACATCCGATTGCCGGTCTTGCGGCGGGCTTCGCGGCCGTAGCGGGTGCATTCACCGTCAACATGCTCATCAAGCCGCTCGATGCGATCCTCACCGAGTTCACGAACGACGCCATCCGGGTGGTCGATCCATCGAAGGAGATCGGTCTCGCCGCCACGCTCTGGTTCTCGATCGCGTCGGTGATCGTGCTCACGCTGCTGATCACCTTCATCACGCAGCGCGTCATCGAGCCTCGGCTTGGGAAGTACAAGCCCGAGGACGCCGATCCGGAAGTTCCCGGCGGCGCCGAGACGGGCAAGCCCGGTGACGCCGGGAATGAGCCTCGCGGCCTGCGATTTGCCTTCGTGGGGCTGCTGGCGTCGATCGCCTTCTTCGTGGCGCTCTCTGCGTGGCCGGGCGCACCACTGCGGGACCCAGAGACCGGATCCCTGATCGGCAACTCGCCCTTCATGAATGGTCTGATCGCGTTCATCATGGTGGTCTTCCTGGTCGTCGGCGCGTGTTACGGCGTGGGAGCCGGCACCATGAAGTCTGCGACCGAGGTCATCAAGGCCATGGAGAAAGCGGTCGGTGCCCTCGGAAGCCTGCTCCTGCTGCTCTTCGTGCTGAGCCAGTTCATCGCCTACTTCAACTACAGCAACATGGCGTCGCTGCTGGCGGTGGGGCTCTCGAATCTGCTCAAGGATGCGGGGCTGCCGCCGCTGGTGCTGTTGCTCGGCTTCATCGTGGTGGTCGCACTCCTCGATCTGCTGATCACCGGCGCAATCGCCAAGTGGGCGCTCTTTGCGCCCATCTTCGTGCCGCTCCTCATGAAGCTCGATGTTGACCCGGCTGCCGTGCTGAGCGCCTATCGCCTCGCCGACTCGCCGGTCAATGTGATCACACCGCTCAATGCGTACTTCGCGCTCATTGTGACCTTCGCACAGAAGTATGACCGGAAGGCGGGAGTCGGCACCGTGGTGGCGCTGATGCTGCCGTTTGTCGCCTGGATGTTCATCGTCTGGACAGCCCTCTTCGTCCTCTGGCACCTGCTGGGACTGCCATGGGGGATCTCCTGA
- the glsA gene encoding glutaminase A, which yields MRTTVPSDERAAVDAVSTGHLPAPEIVARLVQESYERFRQVDEGTVADYIPALAKVRRDLFGICVVGVNGGVHHAGDAEHEFSIQSVSKPFVFALICQAIGLEDARAKLGVNATGLPFNSVMAVELNSARTMNPMVNAGAIASTSLAPGSTAEAKWAFIVDGLSRFAGRQLELDREIYESEAATNLRNRGIAKLLEGYERMYFDALAAVDIYTKQCSLRVSAKDLAVMGATLADGGVNPITRERVVDAAVCKRVLAVLATAGLYETSGDWLFDIGLPGKSGVGGGIVTIAPGKGGLGTFAPALDEAGNSVKGQCVARFLSERLGLNLFASKPETTG from the coding sequence ATGAGGACGACTGTACCAAGTGACGAACGGGCTGCGGTCGACGCCGTGTCGACAGGTCATCTGCCTGCGCCGGAGATCGTGGCCCGATTGGTGCAGGAGTCGTATGAGCGCTTTCGTCAGGTCGACGAGGGAACGGTGGCCGACTACATCCCAGCGCTCGCCAAGGTGCGCCGCGACCTCTTCGGCATCTGCGTGGTCGGGGTGAACGGCGGTGTCCACCACGCCGGGGATGCCGAACATGAGTTCTCCATCCAGAGCGTCTCCAAGCCCTTCGTCTTCGCACTCATCTGTCAGGCGATCGGGTTGGAAGACGCCCGCGCCAAGCTTGGCGTGAACGCGACCGGGCTGCCATTCAACTCGGTGATGGCCGTGGAGCTCAACTCCGCGCGCACCATGAACCCTATGGTGAATGCGGGCGCAATCGCCTCCACGAGCCTTGCTCCCGGGTCGACAGCCGAGGCCAAGTGGGCGTTCATCGTCGATGGACTCTCACGCTTCGCGGGCCGCCAGCTCGAACTCGATCGGGAGATCTACGAGTCGGAGGCGGCCACCAATCTCCGAAATCGCGGTATCGCCAAGCTGCTCGAGGGCTACGAGCGCATGTACTTTGACGCCCTCGCAGCCGTCGACATCTACACGAAGCAGTGTTCACTTCGAGTGAGCGCCAAGGACCTCGCGGTCATGGGCGCGACCTTGGCCGACGGTGGCGTGAATCCGATCACCCGTGAGCGCGTGGTCGATGCGGCCGTGTGCAAGCGCGTCCTGGCGGTTCTGGCCACCGCAGGCCTCTATGAGACCTCCGGCGACTGGCTCTTCGACATCGGCCTGCCGGGGAAGAGCGGCGTGGGTGGCGGCATTGTGACCATCGCCCCAGGTAAGGGCGGGCTGGGCACCTTCGCGCCCGCGCTCGACGAAGCGGGCAACAGTGTGAAGGGACAGTGCGTCGCGCGCTTCCTCTCCGAACGGCTTGGCCTCAATCTCTTCGCTTCGAAGCCCGAGACGACCGGCTGA
- a CDS encoding SRPBCC family protein, translating into MNFVSDRRPTGHLHELRREQIIPRSLEESFEFFADAWNLEAITPPWLRFRIITPRPIDMREGAIIDYRLRLWGIPIRWRTRIEAWEPPLRFVDRQIRGPYRWWWHEHTLEPHPEGTLMRDRVEYRAAFDVVATPLVVRRAVETIFDYRLTAIAKIFAPAGERGVTPASPRLQSMGMP; encoded by the coding sequence ATGAACTTCGTTTCCGATCGGCGCCCGACGGGTCACCTTCACGAGCTGCGCCGCGAACAGATCATCCCGCGCTCGCTGGAAGAGAGTTTCGAGTTCTTCGCCGACGCCTGGAATCTCGAGGCGATCACGCCGCCGTGGCTGCGCTTTCGCATCATCACGCCGCGTCCGATCGACATGCGGGAAGGGGCGATCATCGACTACCGCCTGCGCCTCTGGGGGATTCCGATTCGCTGGCGCACCAGGATCGAAGCGTGGGAGCCGCCGCTCCGCTTCGTCGACCGTCAGATTCGAGGGCCCTATCGCTGGTGGTGGCATGAGCACACGCTTGAGCCGCATCCGGAGGGGACGCTGATGCGCGATCGAGTCGAGTATCGAGCCGCGTTCGATGTCGTGGCCACGCCTCTCGTCGTGCGTCGGGCGGTCGAGACGATCTTCGATTACCGATTGACGGCGATTGCGAAGATCTTCGCCCCGGCCGGGGAGCGTGGCGTGACGCCAGCATCTCCTCGACTTCAGAGCATGGGGATGCCTTAG
- a CDS encoding MFS transporter: protein MTRASTLDTPAISADEPRDPWLPMVVIAMGQMLMSFNVAALPVSMRGMVESFNTPPTTVGTAIIMYSLGVSGFVMLGAKLGQRLGVKRFFQIAVSMFLAAMVMMVASPTATIMLAAQGIAGLAGAALVPTLVALIANHYKGKQQAKAVGWLGSARAIAGVLAFVIVGFVAAINWRYAFALLILHSAAILLLSFKLKPSEAKPEVRIDFGGVFLAALGIILITFGFNNIRGWGVLLARPNAPFDLAGISPAPVMIAIGAAILMSFFVWSQRTARRGGTPLMAMEVIGSGREWAAVIALFLIVGTEAAINFSVPLYIQIIQGRSSMATSIAMMPFMLTVFFVAILVVRFYDTFTPRQLARGAFTLVIAGTTWLAFVASNDWSVLPVIVGLVTVGIGQGVLVTLLFNVLVTAAPRELAGDVGSLRGVTQNMAAAVGTAVMGALVVAVLTAGIMREVQNNPLIAQEITAEIDLDSVNFLSNEALRARFEGSAARPEQIEEAIRINSETRLQALRTGFLFLAGLSLLALVPCSWLPNYRPGQIPTNATPPSPGRS, encoded by the coding sequence ATGACTCGCGCATCAACGCTCGACACTCCTGCGATCTCGGCGGATGAGCCTCGAGATCCGTGGCTCCCCATGGTCGTCATCGCCATGGGCCAGATGCTCATGTCCTTTAATGTCGCCGCGCTGCCAGTCTCGATGCGCGGCATGGTGGAGAGCTTCAACACCCCGCCGACCACCGTCGGGACGGCCATCATCATGTATTCGCTCGGCGTCTCGGGCTTCGTGATGCTCGGAGCCAAGCTCGGCCAGCGACTGGGCGTGAAGCGCTTCTTCCAGATCGCCGTGAGCATGTTCCTTGCGGCCATGGTCATGATGGTCGCAAGCCCCACGGCCACCATCATGCTGGCGGCCCAGGGCATCGCGGGACTGGCCGGTGCCGCGCTCGTTCCCACGCTCGTGGCGCTGATCGCCAACCACTACAAGGGCAAGCAGCAGGCGAAGGCCGTGGGCTGGCTCGGCTCCGCACGGGCCATCGCGGGCGTGCTCGCGTTCGTGATTGTCGGATTCGTGGCGGCCATCAATTGGCGCTATGCGTTCGCCCTGTTGATCCTGCACAGCGCGGCCATTCTTCTCCTCTCCTTCAAGCTCAAGCCCTCGGAGGCCAAGCCGGAGGTCCGCATCGATTTCGGTGGAGTCTTCCTGGCGGCGCTCGGCATCATTCTCATCACTTTCGGATTCAACAACATCCGCGGCTGGGGTGTGCTGCTGGCCCGGCCCAACGCCCCCTTCGATCTCGCCGGCATCTCACCTGCCCCGGTGATGATCGCCATCGGCGCCGCCATCCTCATGAGCTTCTTCGTCTGGTCGCAGCGCACGGCACGGCGTGGGGGAACTCCGCTGATGGCGATGGAGGTGATCGGAAGCGGCCGCGAGTGGGCGGCGGTCATCGCGCTCTTCCTGATCGTCGGAACCGAGGCCGCCATCAACTTCAGCGTTCCGCTCTACATTCAGATCATCCAGGGGCGCTCCAGCATGGCGACTTCGATCGCCATGATGCCGTTCATGCTCACGGTCTTCTTCGTGGCGATTCTCGTCGTGCGCTTCTACGACACCTTCACGCCGCGGCAGTTGGCTCGGGGCGCATTCACCCTCGTCATCGCCGGAACCACATGGCTCGCCTTCGTGGCCAGCAATGACTGGAGCGTGCTGCCCGTGATTGTCGGCCTGGTCACGGTAGGCATCGGACAGGGAGTGCTGGTCACGCTGCTCTTCAATGTGCTGGTCACGGCGGCTCCGCGGGAGTTGGCCGGCGATGTCGGCTCTCTCCGAGGAGTGACCCAGAACATGGCTGCCGCCGTCGGCACCGCCGTGATGGGCGCTCTCGTGGTGGCCGTGCTTACCGCGGGCATCATGCGAGAAGTTCAGAACAACCCGCTCATCGCCCAGGAGATCACCGCCGAGATCGACCTTGACAGCGTCAACTTCCTCAGCAACGAGGCGCTCAGGGCGCGCTTTGAGGGCTCGGCAGCGCGACCCGAGCAGATCGAGGAGGCCATCCGCATCAACAGCGAAACCCGCCTCCAGGCGCTTCGGACCGGCTTCCTCTTCCTGGCGGGACTTTCGCTGCTGGCGCTGGTGCCGTGCAGTTGGCTGCCGAACTACCGACCGGGCCAGATCCCCACGAACGCCACTCCTCCATCGCCGGGGAGATCGTGA
- a CDS encoding SLC13 family permease, translating into MTTELIIVLGLLVAAIVMFAINRPRMDAVALIMLTLMPLLGIIPVRDALAGFADPNIVLIAALFVIGDGLVRTGVARWLGDWLSIKAGSNEVKLTALLMVVVCGLGSMMSSTAVTAIFIPVALRIAQTTGTSPGRLMMPLSFAALISGMMTLVATAPNLVVNSELQRSGLDGFRFFSFTPFGVPVLILGIGYMLIARRWLPAGDGSAGPSAAPRQTLTEWIKEYDLAAREHRLRVSEASSLVGRSLGELDLRASSGVNIIAVERRGRLSNQLIQPRPALELRAGDVLLLDVLGASVDMAAVVERFSLTPLPLASDYFSDRAQEIGLAEVIVPYGSDLVEKTVVEAGLRSRVGATVIGMRRGTKACSASLLDQRLREGDTLLMVGPWKRLERLNADDNGLQLMRLPVEVKDQLAAPGRAPLAVISLAVVLVLMITGWTPNVIAALIGCLMMGAFKCVTMTSSYRAIDWKTIVLIVGMLPFSIALQKTGGVDLGAGALNAVTSNLGVHGTLAAIFVVTATLGLFISNTATAVLMAPVAIAIAKDLGMSPYPFGMTVALAASTAFMTPVSSPVNTLVVGPGNYRFGDFVRIGVPFSIIVLLVTVLMVPWLLPPDLQAPPSILIEDPSP; encoded by the coding sequence TTGACCACTGAACTCATCATCGTGCTGGGCCTTCTCGTGGCGGCGATCGTGATGTTCGCGATCAACCGTCCGCGCATGGATGCCGTGGCGCTGATCATGCTCACGCTGATGCCGCTCCTCGGCATCATCCCGGTGCGTGACGCTCTGGCAGGATTCGCCGATCCGAACATCGTGCTCATCGCGGCGCTCTTCGTCATTGGAGATGGGCTTGTTCGCACCGGAGTCGCACGGTGGCTCGGCGACTGGCTCTCCATCAAGGCGGGTTCGAACGAAGTCAAGCTGACGGCGCTGCTCATGGTGGTGGTTTGTGGTCTCGGCTCGATGATGAGCTCAACCGCCGTCACCGCGATCTTCATTCCCGTGGCGCTTCGAATCGCTCAGACGACGGGAACCTCTCCCGGTCGCCTGATGATGCCGCTCAGCTTCGCGGCGCTCATCAGCGGCATGATGACGCTGGTCGCGACGGCACCCAACCTCGTCGTCAACTCCGAGCTTCAGCGCAGCGGTCTCGATGGTTTCCGCTTCTTCAGCTTCACGCCGTTCGGTGTGCCGGTGCTCATTCTCGGTATCGGCTACATGCTGATTGCCCGACGCTGGCTCCCCGCGGGCGACGGCTCCGCGGGTCCTTCGGCCGCGCCTCGGCAGACACTCACGGAGTGGATCAAGGAGTACGACCTGGCCGCGCGCGAGCATCGCTTGCGGGTGAGCGAAGCCTCGTCCCTCGTGGGGCGCTCGCTCGGCGAACTCGATCTGCGCGCGTCGTCCGGCGTGAACATCATCGCGGTCGAACGACGCGGTCGCTTGTCCAATCAGTTGATCCAGCCCAGGCCGGCCCTCGAACTTCGAGCGGGCGATGTCCTTCTGCTGGATGTCCTCGGCGCCTCGGTCGACATGGCCGCCGTCGTCGAGCGCTTCTCATTGACGCCGCTCCCGCTCGCAAGCGACTACTTCAGCGATCGCGCGCAGGAGATCGGCTTGGCCGAGGTCATCGTGCCCTACGGCTCCGACCTCGTCGAGAAGACGGTGGTCGAGGCTGGCTTGCGCAGTCGCGTCGGCGCGACGGTCATCGGCATGCGGCGCGGCACGAAGGCGTGCAGTGCAAGTCTGCTGGATCAGCGACTTCGGGAGGGCGACACGCTGCTCATGGTCGGACCGTGGAAGAGGCTCGAACGATTGAACGCCGATGACAACGGCCTTCAACTCATGCGGCTTCCCGTCGAGGTGAAGGACCAGCTTGCCGCGCCGGGACGGGCGCCGCTGGCCGTCATCAGTCTCGCCGTGGTGCTTGTCCTGATGATCACCGGGTGGACTCCGAATGTGATCGCGGCGCTCATCGGCTGCCTGATGATGGGCGCCTTCAAGTGCGTGACGATGACCAGTTCCTATCGCGCGATCGACTGGAAGACGATCGTCCTGATCGTCGGCATGCTGCCCTTCTCGATCGCGCTTCAGAAGACCGGCGGAGTCGATCTAGGGGCCGGCGCCCTGAACGCCGTCACGAGCAATCTTGGTGTGCATGGAACCCTCGCGGCGATCTTCGTGGTGACGGCGACCCTCGGTCTCTTCATTTCGAACACGGCGACGGCGGTCCTGATGGCACCGGTGGCGATCGCCATTGCCAAGGACCTCGGCATGTCGCCCTATCCCTTCGGCATGACCGTCGCGTTGGCCGCATCCACCGCATTCATGACGCCGGTCTCGTCGCCGGTCAACACGCTCGTCGTCGGCCCGGGCAACTACCGATTTGGTGACTTCGTCAGGATCGGAGTGCCATTCAGCATCATCGTTCTTCTTGTGACCGTCCTGATGGTTCCATGGCTTCTGCCGCCGGACCTTCAGGCGCCCCCATCCATCCTCATTGAGGATCCATCACCATGA
- a CDS encoding carbohydrate porin → MSDQFPRVPRLLTLGCAVATLQAAMAAQDAPAVSPPPSEEAALSTQSTAPATDLPPVPAADLPNPDIVIFPVRSPGDDGYTPGEGPTSPIKELDEIFAPRRGIIRIPGYDDALDALFDFFAKIDEDIGLRTGFAYTSVFAIASGGPGNRNGFSGDVDLMFAWTLLGRGTADTGTLVFTIEDRFRQSTQTANALGRVLEVLTTPVNAFNDRGFVIRDLHWRQRLFDDRLRLLVGRADPSDYLGTMMMANANNAYLNRSLATNPSVAWPGHTPTLGATLLPTDWFYATFGVANAYGTTTTTGLDTIGDLDLFWGAEFGVTPTWEGLGTGRYRIFLWQTDARPNDNLPLDRGLSVVLEQNVGDSVFLWARYNYADATVTNIRQMAQGGFGLRGLLGSPDDLTGFGFSYGQPRVGLRDEKVLEVFHRFQLTPRTQLTFDAQLIVDPSYNPTQDVLGVFAVRLRIEF, encoded by the coding sequence ATGAGCGACCAGTTTCCTCGTGTCCCTCGACTGCTGACGCTGGGCTGCGCCGTCGCCACACTTCAAGCCGCGATGGCAGCTCAGGACGCGCCTGCGGTGAGTCCCCCGCCATCGGAGGAAGCGGCGCTCTCCACTCAGTCGACCGCTCCGGCAACGGACCTTCCACCCGTGCCCGCCGCCGATCTCCCGAATCCCGACATCGTCATCTTCCCGGTTCGATCTCCGGGCGATGACGGCTACACACCCGGCGAAGGTCCGACGAGTCCGATCAAGGAGCTCGATGAGATCTTCGCACCGCGCCGTGGCATCATTCGTATTCCCGGGTATGACGACGCGCTCGATGCACTCTTCGACTTCTTCGCGAAGATCGACGAGGACATCGGACTGCGCACGGGCTTCGCGTATACGAGTGTCTTTGCCATCGCCAGTGGTGGGCCCGGCAATCGCAATGGCTTCTCCGGCGATGTCGATCTCATGTTCGCGTGGACCCTGCTCGGCCGTGGCACCGCCGACACCGGCACGCTGGTCTTCACGATCGAGGATCGCTTTCGCCAGTCGACTCAGACTGCCAATGCGCTGGGCCGGGTGCTGGAGGTGCTCACCACGCCGGTCAATGCATTCAATGATCGCGGCTTCGTCATTCGCGATCTGCATTGGCGCCAGCGCCTCTTCGACGATCGCCTGCGCCTGCTGGTGGGTCGGGCCGATCCGTCGGATTATCTCGGCACCATGATGATGGCGAATGCGAACAACGCCTACCTCAACCGATCGCTGGCCACCAATCCATCGGTGGCGTGGCCCGGACACACACCAACGCTCGGCGCGACGCTGCTTCCGACCGATTGGTTCTACGCCACCTTCGGCGTGGCCAACGCCTACGGAACGACCACAACGACTGGACTCGACACCATCGGCGACCTCGACCTCTTCTGGGGCGCCGAGTTCGGTGTGACGCCGACCTGGGAGGGGCTCGGTACGGGGCGTTATCGCATCTTCCTGTGGCAGACCGATGCGCGCCCGAATGACAATCTCCCGCTCGATCGAGGCCTCTCAGTCGTCCTCGAGCAGAATGTCGGTGACAGTGTGTTTCTATGGGCGCGCTACAACTACGCCGATGCCACGGTCACCAACATTCGGCAAATGGCGCAAGGCGGCTTCGGTCTGCGAGGTCTCCTCGGCAGCCCCGACGATCTGACCGGCTTCGGCTTCTCCTACGGGCAACCGCGGGTCGGTCTCAGGGATGAGAAGGTGCTCGAAGTCTTCCACCGCTTCCAACTCACGCCGAGGACGCAACTCACTTTCGATGCCCAGCTCATCGTGGACCCCTCCTACAACCCCACTCAGGATGTGCTCGGCGTCTTCGCCGTTCGATTGCGCATCGAGTTCTAA